From one Plantibacter flavus genomic stretch:
- a CDS encoding GNAT family N-acetyltransferase — protein MTEIRAYRPSDRAAVAAICTRTGDSGADATGQFSTDDLLPDIYALPYVEHEPELALLVDAGSGPIGYILGTADTTAFDRWFIERWWPTVEGKYAAAAASGAASEGERGIVRSATDRGGLAPELLAQYPAHLHIDLLPETQGMGVGRRLIDAFCELLAERGVPGVHLGVGVSNTGAQQFYQRTGFTRVEGGPGAHWYAKTL, from the coding sequence GTGACCGAGATCCGCGCGTACCGACCGTCCGACCGCGCCGCCGTGGCGGCGATCTGCACCCGAACGGGCGACTCAGGGGCGGACGCGACCGGGCAGTTCAGCACGGACGACCTCCTGCCCGACATCTACGCCTTGCCCTACGTCGAGCACGAGCCCGAGTTGGCGCTGCTCGTCGACGCCGGCTCGGGTCCGATCGGGTACATCCTGGGCACCGCGGACACGACCGCCTTCGACCGCTGGTTCATCGAGCGCTGGTGGCCGACCGTCGAGGGGAAGTACGCGGCGGCCGCGGCCTCCGGTGCCGCCTCGGAGGGGGAACGCGGCATCGTCCGATCCGCGACCGATCGCGGCGGCCTGGCCCCGGAGCTCCTCGCGCAGTATCCGGCCCACCTGCACATCGACCTGCTGCCGGAGACGCAGGGGATGGGTGTCGGCAGACGGCTCATCGACGCGTTCTGCGAGCTCCTCGCGGAGCGCGGCGTCCCGGGCGTGCACCTCGGCGTCGGCGTCTCGAACACCGGTGCGCAGCAGTTCTACCAGCGGACGGGATTCACCCGGGTCGAGGGCGGTCCCGGGGCCCACTGGTACGCGAAGACGCTCTGA
- a CDS encoding aminoglycoside phosphotransferase family protein, with protein sequence MTWRPGGIEAAVEQWRLVPDGELIVTPSSRLLPVTHHGRPAMLKVPLVEEEALGGQLLAAWGGGGCAAVFAGDDHAIVLERATGGRDLASLTRAGDDLGAVAILCSVLDTLHTAIPTPAQIDAGGVIAELPTLRRWFRELLADDASTLGTLLGDPASAAFLERGRELAGRLLDTTTPADVVVLHGDLHHMNVLEFAPGDWRAIDPKGIVGHRAFDATALFSNPDPATARNPRLFAERVDVVRRSLGLPRTVLLEWVVARSALSAVWSLQDGLLDDARATIEIGRLAEDGLR encoded by the coding sequence GTGACATGGCGACCAGGAGGCATCGAAGCGGCCGTCGAGCAGTGGCGGCTCGTGCCCGACGGCGAGCTCATCGTGACGCCGTCGAGCCGCTTGCTCCCCGTGACGCACCACGGACGACCGGCGATGCTCAAGGTTCCCCTCGTCGAGGAAGAAGCACTCGGCGGTCAGCTGCTCGCGGCATGGGGCGGTGGCGGGTGTGCAGCGGTGTTCGCGGGCGATGACCACGCGATCGTCCTGGAACGCGCGACCGGCGGCCGAGATCTCGCCTCGCTGACCCGCGCAGGCGACGACCTCGGAGCCGTCGCGATCCTGTGCTCCGTGCTCGACACCCTGCACACGGCGATCCCCACACCGGCGCAGATCGATGCCGGTGGCGTCATCGCCGAGCTCCCGACGCTCCGCCGGTGGTTCCGCGAGCTGCTCGCCGACGACGCGTCCACCCTCGGCACCCTCCTCGGCGATCCGGCGAGCGCCGCGTTCCTCGAGCGTGGGCGGGAGCTCGCCGGTCGACTGCTCGACACCACGACGCCTGCCGACGTCGTCGTGCTCCACGGCGACCTCCACCACATGAACGTGCTCGAGTTCGCACCCGGCGACTGGCGGGCGATCGACCCCAAGGGCATCGTGGGCCACCGCGCCTTCGACGCCACCGCGCTGTTCAGCAACCCCGATCCAGCGACGGCGCGGAACCCACGGCTGTTCGCCGAGCGGGTGGACGTCGTGCGTCGATCGCTCGGCCTGCCGCGAACCGTCCTCCTCGAGTGGGTGGTCGCGCGCTCCGCACTGTCCGCCGTGTGGTCGCTGCAGGACGGGCTGCTCGACGACGCCCGCGCCACCATCGAGATCGGTCGCCTCGCCGAGGACGGCCTCCGGTAG
- a CDS encoding helicase HerA-like domain-containing protein encodes MTPSDAASDPQIAALQAAAAQAQAELEAAQAQAALAAAKVKAAEAAAALAGAGITASGGATVAAGSGSASDAAAAEAPADVRADVPTDDAVDGDASSTAPSTDDLSADTIGPGPLGLDDVLKIRDGYVVHGPALEMGALVNGEPVPAVQVRIPLSVMNRHGLVAGATGTGKTRTLQGLVEQLSAAGVPVFAADIKGDLSGIATPGESNEKLLDRTRGIGQDWTPAATPTEYFALGGVGKGVPVRATIAAFGPLLLSKVLGLNATQESSLGLVFHYADQAGLPLLDLSDLRAVLTYLASDEGKGELQELGGLSGATVGVILRELITFADQGADVFFGEPEIDTADFIRLDPTGKGIVSLLEVPGVQNQPALYSTFLMWLLADLFNTLPEVGDPEKPKLVFFFDEAHLLFRDASKDFLAQITQTVRLIRSKGVGIFFVTQTPKDVPGEVLAQLGSRVQHALRAFTPDDAKALKATVSTYPTSGYELGEVLTSLGTGEAVVTVMNEKGAPSPVAWTRLRAPQGLMSPSADTAIDAAIAASPLLARYGTPVDRESAREILTAKLEEANQAALAAEAELERQRIAAELAKQQAAADKAQAAAQKKADAEYERLLRKTAGTTRRTSTRSSSTSSKSPLEEILGSKATRSILTGVVEGIFGTRRRR; translated from the coding sequence ATGACGCCCAGTGATGCAGCATCAGACCCGCAGATCGCCGCACTCCAGGCTGCCGCCGCCCAAGCCCAGGCCGAGCTCGAAGCCGCCCAGGCGCAGGCGGCACTCGCCGCAGCCAAAGTGAAGGCGGCCGAGGCGGCAGCGGCGCTCGCCGGGGCCGGGATCACCGCGTCGGGCGGGGCCACGGTGGCGGCGGGCTCCGGTTCCGCGAGTGACGCGGCGGCCGCCGAGGCCCCAGCCGATGTCCGGGCGGACGTTCCGACCGACGACGCGGTCGATGGCGACGCCAGCAGCACCGCGCCCAGCACCGATGACCTCAGCGCCGACACCATCGGCCCGGGACCGCTCGGCCTCGACGACGTGCTGAAGATCCGCGACGGCTACGTCGTGCACGGCCCGGCGCTCGAGATGGGAGCACTGGTCAACGGGGAACCGGTGCCCGCGGTGCAGGTCCGCATCCCGCTCAGCGTCATGAACCGGCACGGGCTCGTCGCCGGCGCCACCGGAACCGGGAAGACCCGCACGCTCCAGGGCCTCGTCGAGCAGCTCTCGGCCGCCGGCGTCCCCGTGTTCGCCGCTGACATCAAAGGTGACCTCTCGGGCATCGCGACCCCGGGGGAGTCGAACGAGAAGCTCCTCGACCGCACCCGCGGCATCGGCCAGGACTGGACGCCGGCCGCCACGCCGACGGAGTACTTCGCGCTCGGCGGCGTCGGCAAGGGCGTCCCGGTCCGCGCCACCATCGCCGCTTTCGGCCCGCTGCTGTTGAGCAAGGTCCTCGGTCTCAACGCCACGCAGGAGTCCAGCCTCGGTCTCGTCTTCCACTACGCCGATCAGGCGGGTCTGCCACTCCTCGACCTGAGCGACCTGCGCGCGGTCCTCACCTACCTCGCGAGTGATGAGGGCAAGGGCGAACTGCAGGAGCTCGGCGGGCTGTCGGGCGCCACCGTCGGGGTGATCCTGCGGGAGCTCATCACCTTCGCCGACCAGGGCGCCGACGTCTTCTTCGGCGAACCCGAGATCGACACCGCCGACTTCATCCGCCTCGACCCGACCGGCAAGGGCATCGTCAGTCTGCTCGAGGTGCCGGGCGTCCAGAATCAGCCGGCCCTCTACTCGACGTTCCTCATGTGGTTGCTCGCCGACCTCTTCAACACCCTCCCCGAGGTTGGCGACCCCGAGAAGCCGAAGCTCGTGTTCTTCTTCGACGAGGCGCACCTGCTGTTCCGCGACGCGTCGAAGGACTTCCTCGCGCAGATCACGCAGACGGTCCGGCTCATCCGGTCCAAGGGTGTCGGCATCTTCTTCGTCACCCAGACGCCGAAGGACGTCCCGGGCGAGGTGCTCGCGCAGCTCGGGTCCCGCGTGCAGCACGCCCTCCGTGCGTTCACCCCGGATGACGCCAAGGCGCTCAAGGCGACCGTGTCGACCTACCCGACCTCCGGCTACGAGCTCGGCGAGGTCCTCACCTCGCTCGGTACGGGTGAGGCGGTCGTCACCGTGATGAACGAGAAGGGGGCGCCGTCGCCGGTCGCGTGGACGAGACTGCGGGCGCCGCAGGGACTCATGTCGCCCAGTGCCGACACGGCGATCGACGCGGCGATCGCGGCGTCACCGCTGCTCGCGCGGTACGGGACGCCCGTCGACCGTGAGTCGGCGAGGGAGATCCTGACCGCGAAGCTCGAGGAGGCCAACCAGGCCGCGCTCGCCGCCGAGGCCGAACTCGAGCGGCAGCGCATCGCGGCGGAACTCGCGAAGCAGCAGGCCGCTGCCGACAAGGCCCAGGCTGCGGCGCAGAAGAAGGCCGACGCCGAGTACGAACGGTTGCTCCGGAAGACCGCCGGCACGACCCGCCGGACGTCGACGAGGTCGTCGTCGACGTCGTCGAAGAGTCCGCTCGAGGAGATCCTCGGGTCGAAGGCGACGCGGTCGATCCTCACCGGGGTCGTCGAGGGCATCTTCGGGACGCGTCGCCGCCGCTGA
- a CDS encoding cryptochrome/photolyase family protein, with amino-acid sequence MDTTGRRSTEHDADATPRRRWILTGQLGPAFDDGGPILLIESRSTFTKRPMHRAKAHIFLSAIRHRAAELGDRAEFHQVDRYEEVVEFGADLEVIDPTSWTARRFVRERGLRVLPSRGFVTSEPDFAAWASTRDGKRLLLEDFYRTVRERTGILMRGDQPEGGRWNYDHDNRNPPPKGAARLGLPEPLWPDEDDIDAQVREDLDRWQRDGLVQLVGDDGPRRFAATAAEAEAALADFIETRLGDFGPFEDAMLGGDWTMAHSLLSAPLNLGLLDPRDAVETVVAEYHAGRAPLSSVEGFTRQIIGWRDYVWHLYWHLGEPYRTSHNALGAHEPLPRQFRELDAAAIQSNCLRETIDGMRRHGWAHHIQRLMVLGNWAMQHGYDPVALNDWFIDMFVDGTPWVMPANVIGMSQHADGGIVATKPYASGGAYIDKMSDYCGGCVFDPKVRLGEDACPFTAGYWAFLDRVEPRIRHNTRMAQPLAGMRRLSDLRAVVDQERTREQW; translated from the coding sequence ATGGACACCACCGGTCGGCGAAGCACCGAGCACGACGCTGACGCGACTCCTCGTCGGCGATGGATCCTCACCGGCCAGCTCGGTCCGGCGTTCGACGACGGCGGACCGATCCTGCTCATCGAATCGAGGTCCACCTTCACGAAGCGACCGATGCACCGGGCGAAGGCGCACATCTTCCTCTCGGCCATCCGACATCGTGCGGCGGAACTCGGCGACCGGGCGGAGTTCCACCAGGTCGACCGCTACGAGGAGGTCGTCGAGTTCGGCGCCGACCTCGAGGTGATCGACCCGACCTCGTGGACGGCTCGGCGCTTCGTCCGTGAGCGCGGCCTCCGGGTGCTCCCGAGCCGCGGCTTCGTGACCTCGGAGCCGGACTTCGCGGCCTGGGCGTCGACGCGGGACGGCAAGCGGCTCCTCCTGGAGGACTTCTACCGCACGGTGCGGGAGCGGACCGGGATCCTCATGCGCGGCGACCAGCCGGAGGGCGGCCGCTGGAACTACGACCACGACAACCGCAACCCGCCGCCGAAGGGAGCCGCCCGGCTCGGTCTGCCCGAGCCGCTCTGGCCTGACGAGGACGACATCGACGCGCAGGTCCGGGAGGACCTCGACCGGTGGCAGCGCGACGGACTGGTGCAGCTGGTCGGCGACGACGGGCCCCGGCGCTTCGCGGCCACGGCGGCCGAGGCGGAGGCGGCGCTGGCGGACTTCATCGAGACCAGGCTCGGCGACTTCGGCCCGTTCGAGGACGCCATGCTCGGCGGCGACTGGACGATGGCGCACTCCCTGCTGAGCGCGCCGCTCAACCTCGGCCTGCTCGACCCGCGCGACGCCGTCGAGACCGTGGTCGCCGAGTACCACGCCGGTCGCGCGCCGCTGTCGAGCGTCGAGGGCTTCACCCGCCAGATCATCGGCTGGCGCGACTACGTCTGGCATCTCTACTGGCACCTCGGCGAGCCGTACCGGACGAGTCACAACGCCCTCGGAGCACACGAGCCGCTCCCACGTCAGTTCCGCGAACTCGACGCCGCCGCCATTCAGTCCAACTGCCTCCGCGAGACGATCGACGGGATGCGTCGCCACGGTTGGGCGCATCACATCCAGCGGCTCATGGTGCTCGGCAACTGGGCCATGCAGCACGGGTACGACCCGGTCGCACTCAACGACTGGTTCATCGACATGTTCGTCGACGGCACCCCCTGGGTGATGCCCGCGAACGTCATCGGCATGTCGCAGCACGCGGACGGCGGCATCGTCGCGACGAAGCCCTACGCCTCAGGCGGTGCGTACATCGACAAGATGTCCGACTACTGCGGTGGGTGCGTCTTCGATCCCAAGGTGCGGCTGGGCGAGGACGCCTGCCCCTTCACCGCCGGATACTGGGCCTTCCTCGACCGCGTGGAACCGCGCATCCGGCACAACACCCGTATGGCGCAACCGCTGGCCGGGATGCGCCGACTGTCCGACCTCCGCGCCGTCGTCGACCAGGAGCGCACCCGCGAACAGTGGTGA
- a CDS encoding Gfo/Idh/MocA family protein gives MAAAAHGTAAAAAQGATARAPQGSGPVGVGFIGTGMISDTYLEHLTSFPDVRVVILGDLDVDRAKAQAEKWGVGEWGTADDVLAHPDVELVVNLTIPAVHAQVASQVLAAGKHVWTEKPISVDRASGLALLEQADAAGLLVGIAPDTVLGPGVQSARRAITRGDIGRPLTAQTVMQYAGPDIFHPNPEFLFAKGGGPLFDMGPYYLTTLVQVFGSVASVSAAGSRGRATRTIQQGDRVGTEFAVEVPTHVSAIARFVEGGVSQSVFSFESPLAKMGVVEITGTEGTLVIPDPNMFTGEVRITRAAPIERMQQDPEWEVVPTEGVLAGRGTGVLDLARAIRSGGTPLASGALGYHVLDTLVSIDESVVSGQTVDVASRVAPVPLVAEDWDPFAATL, from the coding sequence ATGGCCGCGGCAGCGCACGGCACGGCGGCCGCGGCAGCGCAGGGCGCGACGGCGCGCGCACCGCAGGGCAGCGGCCCGGTCGGTGTCGGGTTCATCGGCACCGGCATGATCAGCGACACCTACCTCGAGCACCTCACCTCGTTCCCCGACGTCCGCGTCGTGATCCTCGGCGACCTCGACGTCGACCGCGCGAAGGCCCAGGCCGAGAAGTGGGGCGTCGGCGAGTGGGGGACCGCCGACGACGTCCTCGCGCACCCGGACGTCGAGCTCGTCGTGAACCTCACGATCCCCGCCGTCCACGCACAGGTCGCGTCGCAGGTGCTCGCCGCCGGGAAGCACGTGTGGACGGAGAAGCCGATCAGCGTCGACCGTGCGAGCGGGCTCGCGCTCCTCGAGCAGGCCGACGCCGCAGGACTCCTCGTCGGCATCGCGCCGGACACGGTGCTCGGCCCGGGCGTCCAGTCCGCGCGTCGCGCCATCACCCGCGGCGACATCGGTCGGCCGCTCACCGCCCAGACCGTCATGCAGTACGCCGGGCCGGACATCTTCCACCCGAACCCGGAGTTCCTGTTCGCGAAGGGTGGCGGGCCGCTCTTCGACATGGGGCCGTACTACCTGACGACGCTCGTGCAGGTGTTCGGTTCGGTCGCCTCGGTGTCGGCGGCCGGCTCCCGCGGGCGTGCGACGCGGACGATCCAGCAGGGCGACCGCGTCGGCACCGAGTTCGCCGTCGAGGTGCCGACGCACGTGAGCGCCATCGCCCGCTTCGTGGAAGGCGGCGTGAGCCAGAGCGTCTTCAGCTTCGAGTCGCCGCTCGCGAAGATGGGCGTCGTCGAGATCACCGGCACCGAGGGGACGCTCGTGATCCCCGACCCGAACATGTTCACGGGCGAGGTGCGGATCACCCGTGCGGCGCCCATCGAGCGGATGCAGCAGGACCCGGAGTGGGAGGTCGTGCCGACCGAGGGTGTCCTCGCCGGCCGCGGGACCGGGGTCCTCGACCTCGCCCGGGCGATCCGTTCCGGCGGCACGCCGCTCGCCTCGGGCGCCCTCGGCTACCACGTGCTCGACACGCTCGTCTCGATCGACGAGTCCGTGGTGTCCGGCCAGACCGTCGACGTGGCGAGCCGGGTCGCGCCGGTTCCGCTCGTCGCCGAGGACTGGGACCCGTTCGCCGCCACACTCTGA
- a CDS encoding sugar phosphate isomerase/epimerase family protein, with product MTAPALSVQLYSIKEHLDQGLDDALARLAGMGLREVEAFDFVSRAPELREAFDRHGLAARTGHATLLSDEIRFGDQVMPVASQEDVFAAATTLGLEIVIDSFVSPDRWLDEAAVADTASRLNAAAERAADHGLRVGYHNHSQEFVASFGGRSAFEVFADQLRDDVALEVDLFWAATAGQDVPALLGRLGDRVQALHVKDGLLPADPFAPGAAPFVPTSLDQRPFGQGEVPLRESIAAAPSARFAIIEFDHYGAGDIFDGIQASVDALVAEQLVSTEAVVR from the coding sequence ATGACCGCACCAGCGCTCTCCGTGCAGCTCTACAGCATCAAGGAGCACCTCGACCAGGGCCTCGACGACGCACTCGCCCGGCTCGCCGGCATGGGCCTGCGCGAGGTCGAGGCGTTCGACTTCGTCTCCCGTGCGCCCGAACTCCGTGAGGCCTTCGACCGCCACGGTCTCGCCGCCCGCACCGGGCACGCGACCCTCCTCTCCGACGAGATCCGCTTCGGCGACCAGGTCATGCCGGTCGCCTCACAGGAGGACGTCTTCGCCGCCGCGACCACACTCGGCCTCGAGATCGTCATCGACTCCTTCGTGAGCCCCGACCGCTGGCTCGACGAAGCCGCCGTCGCCGACACGGCGTCCCGCCTGAACGCCGCAGCGGAGCGCGCCGCCGACCACGGCCTCCGCGTCGGCTACCACAACCATTCCCAGGAGTTCGTCGCATCGTTCGGCGGACGCAGCGCGTTCGAGGTCTTCGCCGATCAGCTGCGTGACGACGTCGCGCTCGAGGTCGACCTGTTCTGGGCGGCGACCGCCGGTCAGGACGTCCCCGCGCTGCTCGGCCGCCTCGGCGACCGCGTGCAGGCGCTCCACGTCAAGGACGGCCTGCTGCCCGCCGACCCGTTCGCACCGGGCGCCGCACCCTTCGTGCCGACGAGTCTCGACCAGCGACCGTTCGGGCAGGGCGAGGTCCCGCTGCGCGAGTCCATCGCAGCGGCCCCCTCGGCACGCTTCGCGATCATCGAGTTCGACCACTACGGTGCCGGCGACATCTTCGACGGCATCCAGGCGAGCGTCGACGCGCTCGTCGCCGAGCAGCTCGTCTCGACCGAAGCGGTGGTCCGCTGA
- a CDS encoding MFS transporter, translating to MSNPPRRPKPTGQRASSGPYVSLVTGPSGPTERASKRVVTTMALAQFGLFVALLAPVTVSLALKTQQLVPGDQAAVVNGNVLSIAALFALVANPVIGRLSDLTLSRFGRRRPWMFLGAIGFVASLTIVALAPNVPVLIAGWCLAQLTGNAILGPLLATIADQVPPEQRGSVSANVGVMQNVGILAAAFVASWFVTDMLLLFVAPAVFALITVWLYCFVLPDRAITTRPDVGGWKGLLFTFWVNPLKHPDFGWVWLSRFLLTLASFLFVAFRLFFLQEEVGLSQQGAVDTLTMGVLIYTIALVITAKFGGWLSDRMLNRKVFVIGSTAVFAVGLILLAHTTTVPMFYVVEAIMGAAYGVYVAVDTALVVDVLPNPDDAAKDLGVLNIANALPQSLAGAVGAFLLGLGAVGNNYTALFWGAGVIAVLGALTILPVRHRMTRNADGTITGSIATRG from the coding sequence ATGTCCAACCCACCCCGCCGCCCCAAGCCCACCGGTCAGCGTGCCTCGAGCGGCCCCTACGTCAGCCTCGTCACCGGCCCGTCGGGACCGACGGAACGGGCGTCGAAACGGGTCGTCACCACCATGGCGCTCGCCCAATTCGGTCTGTTCGTGGCCTTGCTCGCCCCGGTCACCGTCAGCCTCGCCCTCAAGACGCAGCAGCTCGTCCCGGGGGATCAGGCGGCGGTCGTCAACGGCAACGTCCTCTCCATCGCCGCCCTGTTCGCCCTCGTCGCGAACCCGGTGATCGGCCGACTCTCCGACCTCACGCTCTCTCGCTTCGGTCGCCGTCGCCCGTGGATGTTCCTCGGCGCCATCGGCTTCGTCGCCTCGCTCACCATCGTCGCCCTCGCACCGAACGTCCCGGTCCTCATCGCCGGGTGGTGCCTCGCCCAGCTGACCGGCAACGCCATCCTCGGCCCGCTCCTCGCGACGATCGCCGACCAGGTCCCGCCGGAGCAGCGGGGGAGCGTCTCCGCGAACGTCGGAGTCATGCAGAACGTCGGCATCCTCGCGGCGGCGTTCGTGGCCAGCTGGTTCGTCACCGACATGCTGCTGCTCTTCGTCGCTCCGGCCGTCTTCGCGCTCATCACCGTGTGGCTGTACTGCTTCGTCCTGCCCGACCGCGCGATCACCACCCGTCCGGACGTCGGCGGGTGGAAGGGCCTGCTCTTCACCTTCTGGGTGAACCCGCTCAAGCACCCCGACTTCGGCTGGGTCTGGCTCTCGCGGTTCCTCCTGACGCTCGCCTCGTTCCTCTTCGTCGCGTTCCGCCTGTTCTTCCTGCAGGAGGAGGTCGGGCTGTCGCAGCAGGGCGCGGTCGACACCCTGACCATGGGTGTGCTGATCTACACGATCGCGCTCGTCATCACCGCGAAGTTCGGCGGCTGGCTGTCGGACCGGATGCTCAACCGCAAGGTGTTCGTCATCGGGTCGACGGCGGTGTTCGCGGTCGGACTCATCCTGCTCGCCCACACCACGACGGTGCCCATGTTCTACGTCGTCGAGGCGATCATGGGAGCGGCGTACGGCGTGTACGTCGCGGTCGACACCGCCCTCGTCGTGGACGTCCTGCCGAACCCCGACGACGCAGCGAAGGACCTCGGCGTCCTCAACATCGCGAACGCCCTGCCGCAGTCGCTCGCCGGCGCGGTGGGCGCGTTCCTCCTCGGACTCGGCGCGGTCGGCAACAACTACACGGCCCTGTTCTGGGGCGCCGGTGTCATCGCCGTGCTCGGCGCGCTGACGATCCTGCCGGTCCGACACCGCATGACCCGGAACGCCGACGGGACCATCACCGGATCGATCGCGACCCGTGGGTGA